From a single Alkalibacter saccharofermentans DSM 14828 genomic region:
- a CDS encoding DUF1576 domain-containing protein — protein MEFKDKLMQDGEAVLENSAIESREKILIEEEVLYINNVIVTDKLKYMVMAMMTLFLLISSLVFNTPSEIMSGMKLIIVSPSTLVTDYFEIANIGSSLFNSAIITMVGIIVARVNKVEMNGPMIAALLTLAGFSFFGKNLYNTWGIMAGVYTYSVFKKESFDKYIVQALFSTALGPLISCITFGIELNLIQGILLGNLAGFMAGFVLPPLASHFLLFHQGYSIYNIGFTAGIIGMFFMAALRGLGFQTETAVHVLSGMNEPLSMFLIIMFSMMLFIGLFLNQFSFKGLSDLFKLSGRLSSDFVSQVGFGIVLINMSLLGFLSMFYVILLGGDLNGPVIGGIFTVVGFGAYGKHLRNVVPILLGVYIASLFNVYDTASTVALLAALFGTTLAPIAGHYGPIHGIIAGFLHMSMTMNVSYLHGGMNLYNNGFSGGFVAAALAPLFESVGFLKNRADNYENLYK, from the coding sequence ATGGAGTTCAAGGATAAGTTAATGCAGGATGGGGAAGCAGTTTTAGAAAACAGCGCCATAGAGTCGAGAGAAAAAATCTTAATAGAAGAAGAAGTGCTATATATCAACAATGTTATAGTAACAGATAAACTTAAGTACATGGTTATGGCAATGATGACTTTGTTTTTGTTGATTTCATCTTTGGTATTCAATACCCCCTCAGAAATAATGTCAGGAATGAAGCTCATTATAGTATCTCCTAGTACTCTTGTCACCGACTATTTTGAGATAGCAAATATAGGCTCCTCATTATTTAATAGTGCCATAATAACAATGGTGGGAATAATAGTGGCCAGAGTCAATAAAGTAGAAATGAACGGTCCTATGATAGCGGCATTGTTGACATTGGCAGGCTTTTCATTTTTCGGCAAGAACCTTTACAACACATGGGGAATAATGGCTGGTGTGTACACATATTCTGTCTTTAAAAAAGAATCATTCGATAAATACATAGTTCAAGCTCTCTTCAGCACAGCACTAGGTCCTTTGATTAGCTGCATAACATTTGGGATTGAGCTAAATCTTATTCAAGGGATTTTATTGGGCAACCTGGCAGGATTTATGGCTGGTTTTGTTTTGCCTCCACTCGCTTCGCATTTTCTGTTGTTTCATCAAGGATATAGCATTTACAACATAGGATTTACGGCAGGAATTATAGGAATGTTCTTTATGGCGGCCCTTAGAGGTCTTGGATTTCAGACTGAGACGGCAGTTCATGTTTTAAGCGGAATGAATGAACCACTGTCCATGTTTTTGATTATAATGTTCAGCATGATGCTATTTATTGGACTGTTTTTAAATCAGTTTAGCTTTAAGGGGTTATCCGATTTATTTAAATTGTCAGGAAGACTTTCTTCTGATTTTGTATCGCAAGTCGGCTTCGGTATAGTCTTGATCAATATGTCTTTACTTGGATTTCTATCAATGTTTTATGTGATACTCTTAGGAGGAGATTTAAACGGTCCTGTAATAGGTGGAATTTTCACGGTAGTCGGCTTTGGAGCATATGGAAAGCATTTAAGAAATGTAGTTCCGATATTGTTGGGAGTATACATAGCATCCCTGTTCAATGTATATGATACAGCTTCTACAGTGGCCCTGTTGGCTGCGCTTTTCGGCACGACATTAGCTCCCATCGCAGGTCATTACGGTCCGATACATGGAATCATTGCAGGTTTTTTACACATGTCAATGACCATGAACGTATCTTACCTCCATGGGGGAATGAATCTATACAACAACGGATTTTCAGGGGGCTTCGTAGCTGCGGCTCTGGCTCCGCTGTTTGAATCTGTAGGGTTTTTGAAAAATCGTGCGGACAATTACGAAAACCTTTATAAAT
- a CDS encoding glutamine--tRNA ligase/YqeY domain fusion protein, whose translation MDTDKIRKSSNFIYSIIEEDIKNNTFTDNRVHTRFPPEPNGYLHIGHAKAILLNYNTAKRFNGKFNLRFDDTNPVKEDIEYVQSIKEDIEWLGANWDDRLFFASGYFDQMYSYAVELIEKGLAYVDDLSPEEIKLYRGTLTEPGKNSPYRDRTVEENLELFEGMKNRKYDDGSKVLRAKIDMTSPNINMRDPIIYRILRAYHHNTGNAWCIYPMYDYAHPIEDAIEGVTHSLCSLEFEDHRPFYNWVLSNIDDFKKEPPKQIEFAKLYLTKTIVGKRFLKKLVDEKKVDGWDDPRLMTIAGMRRRGITAEAIQNFCDEIGVAKSNSTVDIAMFEHFVRDDLKPKTSRCMAVLDPIKLVITNLPDDHLEWLEIKNNQDNDELGHRKMPFTKNIYIDRDDFMIDPPKKYHRLYPGNEVRLMGAYFVKCHDYKLDDRGYVTEIHCTYDPETKSGSGFTGRKVKGTLHWVSAKINTEAEFRIYDYLIDDQPNDMVEDAQKHQLNPNSLVIKRGFAETYLSESKPMQRFQFVRHGYFSVDPKHTCESNLVFNLIANLKSSWKPV comes from the coding sequence GTGGATACAGACAAAATAAGGAAGTCATCAAATTTTATTTACAGCATCATCGAGGAAGATATCAAGAACAACACATTTACAGATAACAGGGTTCACACTAGGTTTCCACCGGAACCTAATGGATACCTTCACATAGGGCATGCTAAAGCTATCTTATTGAACTATAATACGGCTAAAAGATTCAATGGAAAATTTAATCTGCGATTCGATGATACTAATCCCGTGAAAGAAGACATCGAGTATGTTCAATCTATAAAAGAGGATATCGAGTGGCTTGGCGCGAACTGGGATGACAGGTTGTTTTTTGCATCCGGATACTTTGATCAAATGTATTCATATGCAGTCGAATTAATAGAAAAAGGCTTAGCATATGTAGACGATCTTTCACCGGAAGAGATTAAGCTTTACCGTGGGACATTGACTGAACCAGGGAAAAACAGCCCATACAGAGATAGGACTGTTGAAGAAAACTTAGAATTATTCGAAGGAATGAAAAACAGAAAATACGATGACGGATCAAAAGTCTTAAGAGCGAAAATCGACATGACCAGCCCCAACATCAACATGCGGGATCCCATAATTTACAGAATATTAAGAGCATATCACCACAACACAGGAAATGCATGGTGCATATATCCAATGTACGATTATGCTCACCCAATAGAAGATGCCATAGAAGGCGTAACTCATTCTTTATGTTCTCTGGAATTTGAAGATCACAGACCATTTTACAACTGGGTCCTATCAAATATCGACGATTTCAAAAAAGAACCTCCCAAACAAATCGAATTTGCAAAATTGTATCTTACGAAGACGATTGTAGGTAAAAGATTTCTTAAAAAGCTTGTGGACGAAAAGAAGGTTGACGGCTGGGATGACCCTCGCCTGATGACAATAGCCGGAATGCGCAGAAGAGGAATAACTGCTGAAGCTATTCAAAATTTCTGTGATGAAATTGGAGTTGCAAAATCAAATAGCACCGTGGATATAGCTATGTTTGAACATTTTGTCAGAGATGATTTAAAGCCTAAAACATCCAGGTGCATGGCAGTTTTAGATCCAATAAAACTGGTTATAACAAATTTGCCCGATGACCATTTAGAATGGCTCGAAATTAAAAACAACCAAGACAATGACGAATTAGGCCATAGAAAGATGCCTTTTACAAAAAATATATATATAGACAGGGATGACTTCATGATCGACCCTCCCAAAAAATACCACAGATTATATCCAGGAAATGAAGTTAGACTTATGGGAGCTTATTTCGTTAAATGCCATGATTATAAATTAGATGACCGTGGGTATGTAACAGAAATACACTGCACGTACGATCCTGAAACAAAATCAGGAAGCGGATTTACAGGAAGAAAAGTTAAGGGCACCCTTCACTGGGTAAGCGCAAAGATTAACACTGAAGCTGAATTTAGAATTTATGATTATCTGATTGACGACCAACCTAATGATATGGTAGAAGATGCACAAAAACATCAATTAAATCCGAACTCTCTAGTTATTAAGCGGGGATTTGCAGAAACCTATTTGTCTGAATCTAAACCTATGCAGCGGTTCCAATTTGTCAGACATGGATATTTTTCAGTTGATCCTAAACACACCTGTGAGTCAAATTTGGTTTTCAACCTTATAGCTAACTTAAAAAGTTCCTGGAAGCCTGTGTGA